A section of the Bacillus sp. V2I10 genome encodes:
- a CDS encoding inositol monophosphatase family protein has product MYKQYLSFATELAKDAGKFILLNAGQAGQQTLKSEKDFVTEMDVKVESFIIHRIKEKYPDHRIFSEEVGIIEGSGDYEWVIDPIDGTVNYSVGVPLYGVSIALTYQGDLIVAAISLPALGELFWAAKGEGAFQDGKPIKVRATELSESFVSIGDFSKDGDKESNRERMILLDSIVNEVFRIRIVGTAAVTLAYIAAGRLDAAIYLNPNRYDIAAGQLLISEAGGIQMMVGKYTIFATNKVAEELMNLVLVQK; this is encoded by the coding sequence ATGTATAAGCAATATTTATCTTTTGCAACAGAACTAGCTAAAGACGCAGGGAAATTTATTCTCTTAAACGCAGGACAAGCTGGTCAACAGACTTTAAAATCTGAAAAAGATTTCGTTACTGAAATGGATGTTAAAGTGGAAAGTTTCATCATTCACCGAATCAAGGAAAAATACCCTGATCATCGAATATTTAGTGAAGAAGTGGGGATTATTGAAGGATCGGGGGATTATGAATGGGTGATTGATCCCATTGATGGGACGGTTAATTATAGTGTAGGAGTTCCCCTTTATGGAGTTTCTATCGCTCTTACCTATCAAGGTGATCTAATTGTTGCTGCCATTTCTTTACCAGCTTTAGGAGAATTGTTTTGGGCGGCAAAAGGAGAAGGTGCCTTTCAGGACGGAAAACCTATTAAAGTTAGGGCAACAGAGCTTTCTGAATCCTTTGTTTCTATAGGGGACTTTTCGAAGGATGGAGATAAGGAAAGCAATAGGGAGCGCATGATCCTTTTGGATAGCATCGTGAATGAAGTGTTCAGGATTCGTATTGTGGGTACAGCTGCTGTTACCTTAGCTTATATCGCAGCAGGACGATTGGATGCAGCTATCTATCTCAATCCTAATCGCTATGACATCGCAGCAGGACAGTTACTGATTTCCGAAGCTGGTGGAATACAAATGATGGTCGGGAAATACACGATTTTTGCCACCAATAAAGTAGCAGAAGAATTAATGAATCTAGTTCTAGTGCAGAAATAA
- a CDS encoding Cof-type HAD-IIB family hydrolase, producing MKCISIDLDGTLLNSRHEISEEDLKTLKELQEKGHTIILNTGRAYADVVKIKAIQNMEIPIFCLNGSVLYSKTGELLYEVTISISTYKEIFSVLQKLGVRILVYTNYGGFPSTLPPLHSKSKEELDILFQAFNYDEILKQDNLKIYKLIALVQYDQLEKIEEVKKTLTSKFDVSTASSFPNNVEITSNETHKGKAILRYQQMMNLSFEEIFAIGDGGNDLAQFEVATTSVAMGNAPLNIQQKANLITKTNDEDGFSHAVRHLLDLMNTQKVKSVI from the coding sequence ATGAAATGTATTTCGATTGATTTAGATGGTACGTTATTGAATTCTCGACATGAAATATCCGAGGAAGATTTGAAAACCTTAAAAGAATTGCAGGAAAAGGGACATACGATTATTTTAAACACAGGTCGAGCTTATGCAGATGTGGTGAAAATCAAAGCTATACAAAACATGGAAATTCCGATTTTTTGTTTAAATGGTTCTGTTTTATACTCAAAAACTGGAGAACTGTTGTACGAGGTTACTATATCAATTTCTACATATAAAGAGATATTCTCTGTTTTGCAAAAATTAGGAGTTAGAATTCTCGTATATACAAATTATGGCGGTTTCCCTTCCACTTTGCCTCCATTACATAGTAAGAGCAAAGAAGAGCTAGACATTCTTTTTCAAGCATTCAATTACGATGAAATTCTAAAGCAAGACAATCTTAAAATATATAAACTAATTGCTTTGGTACAGTATGATCAACTAGAAAAAATTGAAGAAGTAAAAAAGACATTAACGAGTAAATTCGATGTTTCGACGGCTTCTTCTTTTCCTAATAACGTAGAAATCACTTCAAATGAAACACATAAAGGAAAGGCTATATTGCGTTATCAACAGATGATGAATCTATCGTTTGAAGAGATTTTTGCTATCGGAGATGGGGGCAATGATCTCGCCCAATTCGAGGTAGCAACCACTTCCGTTGCGATGGGTAATGCCCCTTTAAATATTCAACAAAAGGCTAATTTAATAACAAAAACAAATGATGAAGATGGATTCTCCCACGCAGTACGCCATCTTTTGGATTTAATGAATACACAAAAAGTCAAATCCGTAATCTGA
- a CDS encoding GapA-binding peptide SR1P: protein MENSGGSQALGAVVCIYCGKLIDTVDAEKVMTHYSNCKQDQCLNQDLQNDQGE, encoded by the coding sequence ATGGAAAACTCCGGTGGCTCTCAAGCATTAGGTGCAGTTGTATGCATATATTGTGGAAAGCTTATAGATACTGTAGATGCGGAGAAAGTCATGACTCATTATTCTAACTGCAAGCAAGATCAATGCCTCAATCAAGATTTACAAAATGATCAGGGAGAATAA
- the gap gene encoding type I glyceraldehyde-3-phosphate dehydrogenase: MIRRISISGTGRIGRLLIRNLFSSNSNQLKLAAINSIYPVETVAHLLKYDTVHGTWDADISIQDGNLLINGNLIQIVSEREPKNIPWGQMNIDIVIDATGKFNDRQGAQKHLASGASAVIITAPGKQMDFTVVMGVNDHLLDLSKHTILSAASCTTNCVAPLLSILDQAFRVKRGWMTTVHSYTSDQNHIDNPHKDLRRARSCTQSIIPTTTGVGKALVDVLPHLASNIEGISIRVPTQDVSLVDLTVQVAREVSHEEVKSVFYTAANGKLSHYVGYTEEPLVSADFIGNAKSAIVDGLSIMTVENQIKILAWYDNEWAYSCRVIELAQAVNERMGKTWKTPVALKH; this comes from the coding sequence ATGATAAGAAGAATTAGCATTAGTGGGACTGGAAGAATCGGTCGGTTGTTGATTAGGAATCTCTTTTCTAGTAATTCTAATCAGCTGAAGTTAGCTGCGATTAATTCCATTTACCCTGTAGAAACTGTAGCTCATTTATTAAAATACGATACGGTACATGGAACCTGGGATGCGGATATTTCAATACAAGACGGAAATCTATTAATTAATGGAAACCTCATACAGATTGTTTCTGAACGTGAACCTAAAAACATCCCATGGGGACAAATGAATATTGACATTGTCATCGATGCTACTGGGAAATTCAATGATCGTCAGGGTGCACAAAAACATTTAGCATCCGGTGCATCGGCTGTTATTATTACTGCGCCTGGAAAACAGATGGATTTTACGGTAGTAATGGGAGTGAATGATCATCTGTTAGATCTTTCGAAGCACACTATTTTATCCGCAGCTTCCTGCACGACTAACTGTGTTGCCCCACTTTTAAGTATCTTGGACCAAGCTTTCCGAGTTAAAAGAGGATGGATGACAACCGTTCACTCCTATACTTCTGACCAAAATCATATTGATAACCCGCATAAAGATTTGAGAAGAGCCCGATCTTGTACTCAATCAATAATTCCAACTACAACAGGGGTGGGTAAGGCACTTGTTGATGTTCTTCCGCATCTCGCTTCTAATATTGAAGGAATATCTATTCGAGTTCCTACGCAGGATGTTTCTTTGGTTGATCTCACTGTTCAAGTGGCCCGTGAGGTATCGCACGAAGAAGTGAAATCGGTATTTTATACAGCAGCAAATGGAAAACTGTCCCACTATGTTGGTTATACTGAAGAGCCATTAGTATCAGCCGATTTTATAGGGAATGCAAAGTCAGCAATTGTAGACGGACTTTCAATTATGACTGTGGAAAATCAAATTAAAATATTGGCCTGGTATGATAATGAATGGGCATATTCTTGTAGGGTAATTGAATTGGCTCAAGCAGTAAACGAAAGGATGGGGAAAACATGGAAAACTCCGGTGGCTCTCAAGCATTAG
- a CDS encoding helix-turn-helix domain-containing protein, with the protein MRHTGNRTLNCEKELTLSVIGGKWKMLILWHLGKEGTKRFNELKSLMPDITQRMLVNQLRELEEDLIIHREVYPVVPPKVEYSLTEEGKSLIPILESMYQWGKNYGERLEIKIEGAESIE; encoded by the coding sequence ATGAGGCACACTGGTAATAGGACGTTAAACTGCGAAAAAGAATTGACACTATCCGTTATTGGCGGTAAATGGAAGATGCTTATTTTATGGCATCTAGGCAAAGAAGGAACAAAACGGTTTAACGAACTGAAGTCTCTTATGCCGGATATCACCCAAAGAATGCTTGTGAACCAATTGCGAGAACTGGAAGAAGACCTCATTATTCACCGTGAAGTCTATCCTGTTGTACCACCAAAAGTAGAATACTCACTGACCGAAGAAGGAAAATCCCTGATCCCTATTCTCGAATCTATGTATCAATGGGGGAAAAACTATGGAGAAAGACTTGAAATCAAAATAGAGGGAGCCGAGTCTATCGAGTAG
- the glpX gene encoding class II fructose-bisphosphatase: MSELKTNVLSKERVQVLAMDFLSVAQQAAIASYPWVGKGNKNEADGAGTKAMRDRMNLIDMTGVIVIGEGELDEAPMLYIDEVLGTGNGPQVDIAVDPVEGTTLMSKGQDDSITVIAVSSRGSLLHAPDMYMKKIAVGPKAKGHINIDASLTENMISVAKALGKDVKELTVMIQDRPRHDHLIKQVFDAGAKVKLFSDGDVTGAIATALEENDIDILVGTGGAPEGVIAATALKCLGGDFQGKLAPQNQEEYDRCINMGLPDPEIVLTIDDIVKSDDCFFVATGITDGMLMKGIRKTEDGSILTHSFLTVGGMDEKIQFIESYHRF, encoded by the coding sequence ATGAGTGAGTTGAAAACCAATGTCCTTAGTAAAGAGCGTGTTCAGGTGTTAGCTATGGATTTTCTCTCTGTAGCACAGCAAGCAGCTATTGCTTCCTATCCGTGGGTAGGAAAAGGAAATAAAAATGAAGCTGATGGGGCTGGAACGAAAGCAATGCGCGATCGAATGAACCTCATTGATATGACTGGCGTGATTGTTATTGGGGAAGGGGAACTGGACGAAGCTCCCATGCTCTACATTGATGAGGTACTAGGAACTGGAAATGGACCCCAAGTAGATATTGCGGTTGATCCTGTTGAAGGAACTACTTTAATGTCAAAAGGACAGGATGATTCAATAACAGTAATTGCGGTGTCGTCCAGAGGAAGTTTACTGCATGCACCGGATATGTACATGAAAAAAATAGCTGTAGGTCCGAAAGCAAAAGGACATATCAATATAGACGCATCTTTAACAGAAAATATGATATCCGTTGCTAAAGCTTTAGGGAAAGACGTAAAAGAATTAACGGTCATGATACAGGATCGACCACGTCATGATCATTTGATCAAACAAGTATTCGATGCGGGGGCTAAAGTCAAGTTATTTTCTGATGGTGACGTTACAGGGGCAATAGCTACTGCGCTCGAAGAAAATGATATTGATATATTAGTAGGAACTGGCGGTGCTCCAGAGGGAGTAATTGCAGCGACTGCACTGAAGTGTTTGGGAGGAGATTTCCAAGGGAAACTAGCCCCTCAAAACCAAGAAGAATATGACCGCTGTATTAATATGGGATTGCCAGATCCTGAAATAGTTTTAACAATAGATGACATTGTAAAATCAGATGATTGCTTTTTTGTTGCAACAGGAATTACGGATGGAATGCTTATGAAGGGTATTCGAAAAACAGAAGATGGGTCAATACTAACTCATTCTTTCCTTACAGTTGGAGGAATGGATGAAAAAATCCAATTCATAGAATCATATCATCGATTTTGA
- the fba gene encoding class II fructose-1,6-bisphosphate aldolase: MPLVSMKEMLIQAKENKYAVGQFNINNLEFTQAILQAAQEENSPVILGVSEGAARYMGGFKLIVTMVKELMDEYKVTVPVAIHLDHGSSLEKCVQAIHAGFTSVMIDGSHHPLEENIELTKRVVEVAHAVGVSVEAELGRIGGQEDGIIVDVESAYYAIPSECDQLVRETGVDCFAPALGSVHGPYKGEPNLGFDRMKEVMELTGVPLVLHGGTGIPTKDIQKAIMFGSAKINVNTESQISASKAVREVLAAKPNEYDPRKFLAPAREAIKATVKGKMREFGSSGRAQVEQKEKSLA, translated from the coding sequence ATGCCATTAGTTTCAATGAAAGAGATGTTAATTCAAGCAAAAGAAAATAAGTATGCTGTAGGACAGTTCAACATCAATAATCTTGAGTTTACTCAGGCGATTTTACAAGCAGCACAAGAAGAGAATTCTCCTGTAATTCTCGGGGTATCAGAAGGTGCTGCACGTTACATGGGTGGATTTAAGTTGATTGTCACAATGGTCAAAGAATTAATGGATGAATATAAAGTAACGGTACCAGTTGCTATTCATCTTGATCATGGTTCCAGCCTCGAGAAATGTGTACAAGCCATCCATGCTGGATTTACATCCGTTATGATTGATGGTTCCCATCATCCACTTGAAGAAAATATTGAATTAACAAAACGAGTGGTTGAAGTGGCGCATGCTGTTGGTGTATCTGTTGAAGCGGAGCTTGGTCGTATTGGCGGGCAAGAAGATGGCATTATCGTTGATGTCGAATCTGCATATTATGCGATTCCCTCTGAATGTGATCAATTAGTTCGTGAAACAGGAGTAGACTGCTTTGCACCTGCATTAGGTTCTGTTCACGGTCCGTACAAAGGTGAACCAAATCTTGGATTTGATCGAATGAAGGAAGTTATGGAATTAACTGGTGTTCCTCTCGTTCTTCACGGTGGTACAGGTATCCCAACGAAAGATATTCAAAAAGCCATTATGTTTGGTTCGGCGAAAATTAATGTCAATACAGAAAGCCAAATTTCTGCTTCCAAAGCTGTTCGCGAAGTATTAGCAGCGAAGCCAAATGAATACGATCCTCGTAAATTCCTGGCACCAGCTCGTGAAGCAATTAAAGCTACAGTCAAAGGTAAAATGCGTGAATTTGGTTCTTCAGGCAGAGCTCAGGTAGAGCAAAAGGAAAAGAGCTTAGCTTAA